The DNA region AGGGCATTATGACTGGCTTCTTAAAGGTTACACAAATAGATATAATATGGATATAGAAGAGTTTGAAAAAATGTATAATGAAGGAGCGATAGATGTGCCTGAATTAGACGAATATTTTATCCATGATAGATGCATGCGTGAATCTGGGCATGATACAACTTATAGATGGACAGTTGATGGTAAAGATAGATGTGCTGATTTTGTTACTGTAGATTTAAACAGCCTTCTATACAAGTATGAGATAGATATAGCTAGTGTCATTGATAATTATTTTAACGGAGAAATAGAGTTATATGATGGAACAATTACTACTTCAGAGGAATGGTATGTAAAAGCAAATAAGAGAAAAAAGTTGATATTGAATTATTTATGGGATGAAGAAGAAAATTTGTTTTTCGATTATAACATAGTAGATAATGAGAGAAGTGATTATATAAGTGCTACAACATTTTATCCTTTATGGGCTATTCATCCAGATGATGAATCTGCGTACATTATTGATAAAGAAAAAGCAGGACAATTAATATCAAAAGCTCTCAGTTATTTAGAAGAAGCTGGTGGTATTGTTGCTACCGCTAAAGAATTTGCATATAAAGCTGGCCAAGATACGCTAGAGAGACAATGGGACTATCCATATGGTTGGGCACCACACCAGATGATTACTTGGAGAGCACTTTTAAATTATGGATTTGAAGATGAAGCTCATAGATTAATTTATAAGTGGTTATATACTATTACTAAGAATGCTGCTGATTATAATGGAACAATACCTGAAAAATACAACGTAGCAACAAGAAGTCACAAAGTTTTTATAAGCTATGGAAATGTTGGTACTGAATTTGACTATATAACAAGAGAAGGCTTTGGTTGGATGAATGCATCCTATCAAGAGGGATTAAGTTTATTACCAAATAATCTGATTGAAAAATTAAGGGATTTAATACCACCAGAGGATATATTTTAATTTCATCTTGATTTATTTAATATTTTACAGAATTTAATATATAACTTAAATAATAGGGTTGTTTAAAAAAATATCTAATGAAAAGGAGGTTCTTATGGAGTTTGTAACTATTAAGAACACTGATTTAAAAGCATCTAGAGTTGCTTTAGGAACATGGGCTATTGGCGGTTGGATGTGGGGTGGAACAGAAGAAAAAGAATCAATTAAAACTATACTAAAAGCATTGGATACAGAGATTAATATGATTGATACTGCACCAGTATATGGTTTTGGAACCTCTGAAGAAATTGTTGGAAAAGCAATTAAAGAATATGGAAAAAGA from Deferribacterota bacterium includes:
- a CDS encoding trehalase family glycosidase encodes the protein KITVDDKGDKIFYIESITGRTYKVEGAYYLSNVLMQLSLAKEENKQIMLLRPYYIYENPVDRTSRMIRELFWDGLTRRIDEEHLPQVLKDEKVESDYYYLYVPYNDRLGYNYFSNVANNNKELNMKVELLPEVVTSEYVRDLGDEPSRHGLLSLALEKNNNGTYEGVPFVVPGGRFNEMYGWDSYFINRGLLLDSKFELVIGMVKNFMYEIEYYDKILNANRTYYLTRSQPPLFTSMLTELNNKIPNKQLLYDALNLAIKEYNNVWMTKPKLTDIGLSRYYGTGLGIPPETEEGHYDWLLKGYTNRYNMDIEEFEKMYNEGAIDVPELDEYFIHDRCMRESGHDTTYRWTVDGKDRCADFVTVDLNSLLYKYEIDIASVIDNYFNGEIELYDGTITTSEEWYVKANKRKKLILNYLWDEEENLFFDYNIVDNERSDYISATTFYPLWAIHPDDESAYIIDKEKAGQLISKALSYLEEAGGIVATAKEFAYKAGQDTLERQWDYPYGWAPHQMITWRALLNYGFEDEAHRLIYKWLYTITKNAADYNGTIPEKYNVATRSHKVFISYGNVGTEFDYITREGFGWMNASYQEGLSLLPNNLIEKLRDLIPPEDIF